The following are from one region of the Acidobacteriota bacterium genome:
- a CDS encoding SDR family NAD(P)-dependent oxidoreductase has protein sequence MTHGPKADLTGQVAVVTGAGRGIGAAIAASLAGLGAHVVLCGRALPPLQTTSAEINKQGGNSTAMACDVADLRSVEALAKQVEASLRRVDILVNNAGIGVFGTPLHQLSPEDWDRMMNTNLRGVYYCIRSFAPLMIRARSGHIINISSLAGKNTVPNGAAYSASKWGLNGLTYTVAEELRSHNIRVSVVCPGSVHTDFSPHAGKSADKMLQASDVAHAVEMLVTQAPQSFVSEILLRPTQKP, from the coding sequence ATGACCCACGGACCCAAAGCGGACCTGACCGGGCAAGTCGCGGTCGTCACTGGTGCCGGGCGAGGTATCGGTGCCGCGATCGCCGCCTCTCTCGCGGGTCTCGGCGCGCACGTTGTTCTCTGCGGACGCGCTCTTCCGCCTCTTCAAACAACCTCCGCAGAAATCAATAAACAAGGCGGAAACAGCACGGCCATGGCATGTGACGTGGCGGATCTGCGTTCAGTCGAGGCCCTGGCGAAGCAGGTTGAGGCGAGCCTCCGCCGTGTTGACATTCTGGTTAACAACGCCGGAATAGGCGTTTTTGGCACTCCTCTGCACCAGCTATCCCCCGAGGATTGGGATCGCATGATGAACACCAACCTGCGCGGCGTCTACTACTGCATTCGCAGTTTCGCTCCGCTGATGATCCGAGCCCGCAGCGGACACATCATCAACATCTCGTCGCTTGCCGGGAAGAATACGGTGCCGAATGGCGCTGCCTACTCCGCTTCCAAGTGGGGACTCAACGGATTGACGTATACCGTGGCGGAAGAATTACGATCGCACAACATTCGCGTGTCGGTGGTCTGTCCCGGATCGGTGCATACCGACTTCAGTCCGCACGCCGGAAAGAGCGCTGACAAGATGTTGCAAGCTTCGGACGTCGCGCATGCGGTAGAAATGCTGGTCACGCAGGCTCCGCAGAGTTTCGTGAGCGAAATCTTGCTGCGGCCGACCCAGAAACCGTAG
- a CDS encoding CvpA family protein: MGVADWIILAFLVFSVATAAWEGFFHEAFGLAGLVVGYLLAAWQYRRLADWFGIFLKQTWLGDLSAFLIIFFAVLLVAALAGRLTRWMMKEAGLSAIDRTLGGVLGLLKGSLVVAIVLVAMAAFAPTARWMPGSQLAPYFMVVGRAAIWLAPEELRHRFDQGLEYLRKAQIPPPPPNTPAR; the protein is encoded by the coding sequence ATGGGCGTTGCGGACTGGATTATCCTTGCATTCCTGGTGTTCTCGGTGGCCACGGCTGCCTGGGAAGGCTTTTTCCATGAAGCCTTCGGACTCGCAGGCCTGGTTGTCGGGTATCTGCTGGCAGCCTGGCAATACCGGCGCCTGGCGGACTGGTTTGGGATATTCCTGAAGCAAACGTGGCTGGGTGATCTAAGCGCGTTTCTGATTATTTTCTTTGCTGTATTGCTGGTTGCCGCGCTAGCAGGACGGTTAACGCGTTGGATGATGAAGGAAGCGGGCTTGTCCGCGATTGATCGGACACTCGGCGGTGTGTTGGGCTTGCTGAAAGGGAGCTTGGTCGTGGCGATCGTACTCGTAGCCATGGCTGCTTTCGCGCCCACTGCCCGCTGGATGCCGGGTTCGCAACTGGCTCCATACTTCATGGTCGTGGGTAGGGCGGCGATTTGGCTTGCACCCGAGGAATTGCGTCACCGGTTCGACCAGGGCTTGGAATATCTGCGGAAGGCGCAAATTCCACCTCCGCCGCCGAATACTCCGGCCCGGTAG
- a CDS encoding histidine kinase — MKDQLEALIFQMVRSNILYSEAVREFKKRFIVTVLEENRGNQCKAARELGMHRNTLSRTMQELKIDVRQLREGTKRPPRSARPIALERKVVR; from the coding sequence GTGAAAGATCAACTGGAAGCACTCATATTTCAAATGGTTCGCAGCAACATCCTGTACTCAGAAGCCGTCCGCGAGTTCAAGAAACGGTTCATCGTCACGGTGCTGGAGGAGAACCGCGGCAACCAGTGCAAGGCCGCGCGGGAGCTGGGCATGCACCGCAACACGCTCAGCCGCACCATGCAGGAATTGAAGATCGATGTGCGGCAATTGCGCGAAGGCACCAAGCGTCCCCCTCGCAGCGCTCGTCCGATCGCGCTGGAGCGCAAGGTCGTTCGTTAG
- a CDS encoding exodeoxyribonuclease VII small subunit: protein MAKFEECLERLEKIVHELEQGEVPLEKSLTLFEEGMQLSATCRKQLEDAEGKVEILLKQNGKLQTVPFEPPAEKASRK from the coding sequence TTGGCCAAGTTTGAAGAATGCCTCGAGCGTCTGGAAAAGATTGTCCATGAATTGGAACAAGGAGAGGTTCCACTGGAAAAATCTCTGACGCTGTTCGAAGAGGGCATGCAACTTTCGGCGACTTGCCGTAAACAACTGGAAGACGCCGAAGGCAAAGTAGAAATCCTGTTGAAACAGAACGGAAAGCTCCAAACCGTACCGTTCGAGCCCCCGGCCGAAAAGGCGTCACGCAAGTAA
- the smc gene encoding chromosome segregation protein SMC, protein MLKLKRLQILGFKSFCDRTDLKFHGEGIAAIIGPNGCGKSNIADAISWVLGEQSAKSLRGSRMEDVIFSGTAGRNATGMAEVSLTLIDPEVYAGPDASEPTQIDIQNDIPAGQEDWDEAELRAQATADTEQAVEEAQPGKTEEVEGAVAPSVEASEAAPAGLQVVLKIRRRKFNQQQAHAGEIMVTRRLFRSGDSEYLLNGKLCRLRDIQELFMGTGLGPESYALIEQGRIGQILSSRPTDRRAVIEEAAGITKFKTKKRLAEARLEEAKLNLNRVNDIFEEVTRQLNSLKRQASKAERYARLRDEMRAKLRVVLASKFTQMDQESLSLDTQINQLGEEIRHQSDGVQQLDAEHSERTQRGYSIETELRQNRERLNQIAIEVDRSHARQRTNEERCAELTVRTASSEAELAQATTRLTALEDERNGHQQVLESATADLAAAQQELSVSQQEVSDAASALAILEMEQEASRAAILQAVGTASDLRNQLTQSQERLAGVDREEQRLRAEIGTASTQCETFGGQRGQIQLEFETVVQRASGLAAEITDLRRTLEEKRKEESDTKHYLDSIRSEYATALGKKGSLEAVIAEHGYSTESVRRLFQSGALQGGHAPAGVLADFLEVDPRYEQVVEDFLRDELNYVVVKSWDAADEGLALLRADVDGRATFLVHPEDSQAKFSFVVDESLRHTPSNSSVVPLKSSIRVLNGFGKSLEMILPKLGNGFIVPDPTVARDLALSNPDAFFLSQSGECFHNVTVTGGKQRSEGPLSMKRELRDVLRLLEELERALREKEMRTLSLGHEIKDFTSLLDRLEDEKRDAEKSAMTSGHLLSQLNNELGRVRERMDVIERELRRLAGERQEQESLIAARVSELETIEEKRAQFELQTADGQERLSGLRSRRDVAAEVASQRASRAAALEERHRSAATLLQRIETLVAEMRERAGVLQAQMEAAVGEIAQRQAETLQLAEQLVELDSERNAGEARDGLLQFESEQVRARAVEIEELLKSTRLQLDQARDRRGEISATAAKLQSDLQHLADTCLNDLGIERPVLMADTTIVLVAGEELAAEDQAQREMRARLDGMGPVNMMALEEYKETSERHLFLETQRKDLLDSIENTAATIKEIDQVSRQKFEEAFGKINENFSTTFRKLFGGGHAFMRLTDEENSAESGIDVVASPPGKKLQNVLLLSGGEKALTALSLLVGIFQYQPAPFCILDEVDAPLDEANIERFTELVKEMSVQTQFVLITHSKKTMSIAPVMYGVTMQEPGVSKLVSVRFGAA, encoded by the coding sequence TTGCTCAAACTCAAAAGGCTACAAATCCTGGGATTTAAGTCGTTCTGCGATCGCACTGACCTGAAGTTTCACGGGGAAGGTATTGCCGCGATCATTGGACCGAACGGTTGCGGAAAATCGAACATTGCGGACGCGATCTCCTGGGTCCTGGGCGAGCAGTCGGCGAAGTCTCTGCGCGGTTCGCGGATGGAAGACGTGATCTTCTCCGGCACCGCCGGCCGTAATGCTACGGGCATGGCCGAAGTATCCCTGACGTTGATCGATCCCGAAGTGTACGCCGGGCCGGACGCCAGCGAACCCACCCAGATCGATATTCAGAACGATATCCCTGCCGGACAGGAAGATTGGGACGAAGCGGAACTGCGCGCTCAGGCCACCGCTGACACCGAGCAGGCCGTTGAAGAGGCGCAACCTGGAAAGACCGAAGAAGTAGAAGGTGCCGTTGCTCCGTCGGTCGAAGCCAGTGAAGCAGCGCCGGCTGGACTGCAAGTTGTGCTGAAGATTCGCCGCCGCAAGTTCAATCAGCAACAAGCGCATGCCGGCGAGATCATGGTTACGCGCCGCCTGTTCCGTTCCGGAGACAGCGAATACCTCCTTAACGGGAAGCTCTGCCGCTTGCGCGACATTCAGGAATTGTTCATGGGCACCGGCCTTGGTCCGGAATCCTACGCGCTGATCGAGCAGGGTCGTATTGGTCAGATCCTCAGCAGCCGTCCGACGGACCGCCGCGCCGTGATCGAAGAGGCGGCGGGAATCACGAAGTTCAAGACGAAAAAGCGTCTCGCCGAAGCTCGCCTGGAAGAAGCCAAGCTGAACCTGAATCGCGTCAACGACATTTTCGAAGAAGTCACGCGCCAGTTGAATTCGCTGAAGCGACAAGCCAGCAAAGCAGAACGTTACGCTCGCCTGCGTGACGAGATGCGCGCCAAGCTGCGTGTAGTACTGGCCAGCAAGTTCACGCAGATGGATCAGGAGAGCCTGTCTCTTGACACTCAGATCAATCAACTGGGCGAAGAGATCCGGCACCAGTCCGACGGCGTGCAACAACTGGACGCTGAACACTCCGAGCGCACGCAACGCGGCTATTCGATTGAGACCGAGTTGCGGCAGAATCGCGAACGCCTAAACCAGATCGCGATCGAAGTGGACCGCAGTCATGCCCGGCAACGCACCAACGAAGAGCGCTGCGCTGAACTGACCGTGCGCACGGCTTCTTCGGAAGCGGAACTCGCCCAGGCAACAACCCGCCTTACGGCGCTCGAAGACGAACGCAATGGCCACCAGCAGGTGTTGGAATCGGCCACTGCGGATCTGGCTGCAGCCCAGCAGGAATTGTCGGTCAGCCAGCAGGAAGTCTCTGACGCAGCTTCGGCACTCGCGATTCTGGAAATGGAACAGGAAGCATCGCGGGCAGCCATTCTGCAAGCCGTGGGTACCGCGTCCGACCTGCGCAATCAATTGACGCAATCGCAGGAACGGCTGGCTGGGGTCGATCGCGAAGAGCAGAGGCTGCGCGCCGAGATCGGGACCGCCTCGACTCAGTGCGAGACCTTCGGCGGACAGCGCGGACAGATTCAGCTGGAATTCGAAACCGTTGTTCAGCGCGCCAGCGGACTCGCGGCCGAAATCACCGACCTGCGCCGGACGCTTGAAGAGAAGCGCAAGGAAGAATCCGACACCAAGCACTATCTCGATTCGATCCGTTCGGAATACGCTACCGCACTCGGGAAGAAGGGATCGCTCGAAGCGGTCATCGCCGAACACGGGTACTCGACCGAATCCGTGCGCCGCCTGTTTCAATCAGGCGCTCTGCAAGGGGGACACGCGCCCGCCGGCGTTCTCGCCGACTTCCTGGAGGTCGATCCCCGCTACGAACAGGTGGTTGAAGATTTCCTCCGCGACGAACTCAACTACGTGGTCGTGAAGTCCTGGGATGCGGCCGATGAAGGCCTCGCCCTGCTTCGCGCCGATGTGGATGGCCGCGCCACGTTCCTCGTACATCCGGAAGATTCGCAGGCCAAGTTTTCTTTCGTGGTCGACGAGAGCCTTCGCCACACGCCTTCGAACTCCTCCGTTGTTCCGTTAAAGAGTTCGATTCGCGTGCTGAATGGATTCGGGAAATCGTTGGAGATGATCCTGCCGAAGCTCGGCAACGGCTTTATCGTCCCCGATCCGACGGTGGCTCGTGATCTGGCTTTGAGCAATCCCGACGCATTTTTTCTGTCGCAATCGGGAGAGTGCTTCCACAACGTGACCGTGACCGGCGGCAAGCAGCGTAGCGAAGGTCCGCTGTCGATGAAGCGCGAGCTGCGCGATGTTTTGCGGCTACTTGAAGAACTCGAACGTGCGCTGCGTGAGAAGGAGATGCGGACGCTCTCACTGGGCCACGAAATCAAGGACTTCACTTCCCTGCTGGATCGCCTGGAAGACGAGAAGCGCGATGCCGAAAAATCGGCCATGACGTCCGGCCATCTTCTGTCCCAGCTGAACAATGAATTGGGACGCGTTCGCGAGCGCATGGACGTGATTGAACGCGAACTGCGCCGCCTCGCCGGCGAGCGGCAGGAACAGGAAAGCCTGATCGCCGCACGCGTGTCGGAGCTGGAAACCATCGAAGAGAAACGCGCACAATTCGAATTGCAAACCGCGGACGGCCAGGAACGCCTCTCCGGCCTGCGATCGCGCCGTGATGTGGCAGCCGAAGTGGCCTCGCAAAGAGCATCGCGCGCCGCGGCGCTCGAAGAGCGTCATCGGTCCGCGGCAACGCTACTGCAACGCATTGAAACACTGGTAGCCGAGATGCGGGAGCGGGCAGGCGTTTTGCAGGCGCAGATGGAAGCCGCAGTCGGCGAAATTGCGCAGCGCCAGGCAGAGACCCTGCAACTGGCAGAGCAACTCGTAGAACTCGATTCGGAACGGAATGCCGGCGAAGCCCGGGACGGCTTGCTCCAGTTTGAATCCGAGCAGGTACGAGCCCGCGCGGTCGAAATCGAAGAATTGCTGAAAAGCACGCGCCTTCAGCTCGATCAGGCCCGTGACCGCCGCGGAGAGATTTCCGCTACCGCGGCCAAACTTCAATCCGACCTCCAGCACCTTGCCGATACTTGCCTCAACGATCTCGGCATCGAGCGGCCTGTCCTGATGGCGGACACCACCATCGTCCTGGTTGCGGGCGAGGAACTCGCCGCTGAAGATCAGGCCCAGCGCGAGATGCGGGCCCGTCTCGACGGCATGGGTCCAGTCAACATGATGGCCCTCGAAGAATACAAAGAGACCTCGGAGCGTCACCTGTTTCTCGAAACTCAGAGAAAAGATTTGCTGGATTCCATCGAGAACACAGCCGCGACCATCAAGGAAATCGATCAGGTATCGCGGCAAAAATTCGAAGAAGCCTTCGGCAAGATCAACGAGAACTTCAGCACCACCTTCCGCAAACTGTTCGGCGGCGGACACGCTTTCATGCGCCTCACGGACGAAGAAAACAGCGCCGAGAGCGGCATCGACGTGGTCGCTTCGCCTCCCGGCAAAAAGCTTCAGAACGTGTTGCTGCTGTCGGGCGGCGAGAAAGCGCTCACGGCACTTTCGTTGCTGGTCGGCATCTTCCAATATCAGCCGGCACCGTTCTGCATCCTCGACGAAGTTGACGCGCCACTCGATGAAGCCAACATCGAACGCTTCACGGAACTGGTCAAGGAGATGTCCGTGCAGACCCAGTTCGTGCTCATCACCCACAGCAAGAAGACGATGAGCATCGCGCCGGTGATGTATGGGGTGACGATGCAAGAGCCGGGCGTGTCGAAGTTGGTGTCCGTGCGATTCGGGGCAGCGTAG
- a CDS encoding polyprenyl synthetase family protein, protein MLKQVLEEGREAADRALERLLPAATQHPTSIHQAMRHSVFAGGKRLRPILCMEAGRMVASSLPPGIEDVGAALEMLHTYSLIHDDLPALDNDDLRRGRPTCHKAFGEAIAILAGDALQTQAYEVLAQLQCPAEARVEIIREIAHGTGTIDGMIGGQVVDLEAEHTHAGLETLEYIHRSKTAALITASVVAGGIYAGATRSQVARLRTFGQSVGLAFQIVDDVLDVTQTSEQLGKTAGKDTAAEKSTYPALFGIEESLHKADALVDQACAELYEFGDRATTLKDLARFLVERKK, encoded by the coding sequence ATGCTGAAACAGGTTCTGGAGGAGGGGCGCGAAGCCGCCGACCGTGCGCTTGAACGGTTGTTGCCTGCTGCCACTCAGCATCCCACTTCGATTCATCAGGCCATGCGCCACAGTGTGTTCGCAGGCGGAAAGCGTCTGCGGCCGATCCTCTGCATGGAAGCCGGACGGATGGTCGCCAGCAGTCTGCCTCCTGGGATTGAAGATGTCGGGGCAGCGCTTGAGATGCTCCACACCTATTCCCTGATCCACGACGACCTGCCCGCTCTCGATAACGACGATCTCCGCCGCGGACGTCCCACCTGTCACAAAGCCTTCGGGGAAGCTATCGCCATCCTGGCCGGAGACGCACTCCAAACGCAGGCTTATGAGGTGCTTGCGCAGTTGCAGTGTCCGGCGGAAGCTCGCGTCGAGATCATTCGCGAGATTGCGCACGGGACAGGTACGATCGACGGAATGATCGGCGGCCAGGTAGTCGACCTTGAAGCGGAGCATACTCACGCGGGATTAGAGACACTCGAGTACATTCATCGCTCGAAAACTGCTGCTCTAATCACTGCGAGTGTGGTCGCCGGAGGAATCTACGCAGGCGCCACGCGTAGCCAGGTGGCCCGGTTGCGCACTTTCGGCCAATCCGTCGGACTTGCGTTTCAGATCGTCGACGATGTCCTCGACGTGACCCAGACGTCCGAGCAACTGGGAAAAACCGCGGGCAAAGATACCGCTGCCGAGAAGTCCACTTACCCGGCGCTGTTTGGGATCGAGGAATCGCTTCACAAGGCTGACGCGCTAGTCGACCAAGCCTGCGCAGAACTCTACGAATTCGGCGACCGTGCCACCACCCTTAAAGACCTGGCGCGCTTTTTGGTCGAGCGCAAGAAGTGA
- a CDS encoding carboxylesterase family protein → MSQRSGRFVAVIALLFEFLAALPDAAQSGPSATELAVQVRTESGLLKGARFGDKANELMFLGIPYAAPPIGPRRWMPPQSPVSWTGVRDADAFGASCMQQDKWPADTASYYATLPSLKHYAGYHTSEDCLYLNVWSTNVGGAKPLPVMVWIHGGGNVGGTGELSPLGPALARRGVVLVSMNYRLGVFGFTAHPALTAESPHHASGNYGLMDQIASLEWVQRNIGVFGGDPRNITVMGSSAGGVNICYLMASPLARGLFHRAIVESNGCADYFVPELTRVTAFYGGTDSSEAAGVRLAHRLGVDGGPDVLAQLRAKSAEEVLQATDPAGFFDGMVDGYVIPEQPAIVFAAGRQAAIPLLLGSNADEAALFVDDAPKTIPDYQRWLQKDFGEDWKTIFDAYPAKSDAEAPKVWDAMLTDYEFGSSTYQLAQAQRRINQPVHFYYLTYPAKAGMGKYAGRAYHGIELNFLSNVFPRPSKWEQDAADLKLAETMGEYWTRFASTGDPNGHGLQNWPPYDPGTNQVLELGHEVRIVGMPHLDRYAVFMKVLAKKFADRMAAQRK, encoded by the coding sequence ATGAGCCAACGATCTGGACGGTTTGTCGCAGTGATCGCGTTGTTGTTTGAATTTCTTGCCGCGCTTCCCGACGCAGCACAGTCCGGTCCCTCCGCCACGGAACTGGCAGTGCAAGTCCGCACCGAATCCGGCCTGCTCAAAGGCGCTCGTTTCGGTGACAAAGCGAACGAGCTGATGTTTCTGGGGATTCCCTATGCTGCTCCTCCGATTGGGCCTCGGCGTTGGATGCCTCCCCAGTCGCCAGTCTCTTGGACAGGCGTCCGCGACGCTGATGCTTTCGGAGCAAGCTGCATGCAACAGGATAAATGGCCGGCGGATACCGCCAGCTACTACGCCACCCTTCCCAGCCTCAAGCATTACGCTGGTTATCACACGAGCGAAGACTGCCTGTATCTGAATGTCTGGAGCACCAACGTCGGCGGAGCCAAGCCGCTACCGGTGATGGTGTGGATCCACGGCGGCGGCAATGTGGGGGGAACCGGGGAGTTGTCGCCGCTTGGCCCAGCTCTGGCGAGACGTGGCGTCGTCCTGGTCAGTATGAACTACCGGCTCGGCGTTTTCGGCTTCACTGCCCATCCGGCGCTGACCGCTGAGTCTCCACATCACGCGTCTGGCAACTATGGTTTGATGGATCAGATTGCCTCGCTGGAGTGGGTGCAACGAAACATCGGCGTCTTTGGCGGAGATCCCCGAAACATCACCGTCATGGGCTCATCGGCGGGCGGCGTAAACATCTGCTACCTGATGGCATCGCCGCTCGCTCGTGGACTGTTCCATCGAGCCATCGTCGAGAGCAACGGGTGCGCTGACTATTTTGTCCCGGAATTGACACGCGTAACAGCATTCTACGGTGGCACGGACTCCAGCGAAGCCGCCGGGGTTCGACTTGCCCATCGCCTGGGAGTGGATGGCGGTCCTGACGTGCTGGCGCAACTCCGGGCGAAGAGCGCCGAAGAAGTGTTGCAGGCTACCGATCCAGCTGGATTCTTTGACGGAATGGTGGACGGCTACGTGATCCCCGAGCAACCAGCAATTGTGTTCGCGGCAGGCCGGCAGGCGGCGATTCCACTGCTACTAGGTAGCAACGCCGACGAGGCAGCTTTGTTCGTAGATGACGCGCCGAAGACCATACCCGACTACCAGCGCTGGCTGCAAAAAGATTTTGGCGAGGACTGGAAAACTATCTTCGATGCTTATCCGGCAAAGAGCGATGCGGAAGCACCCAAGGTTTGGGACGCGATGTTAACGGACTATGAGTTTGGCAGCAGCACATACCAACTGGCGCAAGCCCAGCGACGCATCAATCAGCCGGTGCATTTTTACTACTTGACCTACCCTGCCAAGGCTGGCATGGGAAAATACGCGGGACGCGCGTACCACGGTATTGAATTGAATTTCTTATCAAACGTGTTTCCTCGGCCGAGCAAGTGGGAGCAGGACGCAGCAGACCTGAAGCTGGCCGAAACCATGGGCGAGTACTGGACGCGATTTGCCTCAACCGGAGACCCCAATGGCCATGGTCTCCAGAACTGGCCGCCCTATGACCCCGGCACGAACCAAGTACTCGAATTAGGACATGAAGTGAGAATCGTAGGGATGCCTCACCTCGACCGCTACGCGGTTTTCATGAAGGTACTTGCGAAGAAGTTTGCGGATCGCATGGCAGCCCAGCGCAAATAG
- a CDS encoding phosphoribosylaminoimidazolesuccinocarboxamide synthase, which translates to MSPELLDPVLLQTDYPELELHASGKVRDVYNLDGDHLLFVATDRISAFDYVLATGIPHKGRVLTQISLFWFDFLKDVTPNHFVTADVDRYPAAIRSHAEELRGRSMMVMRADMFPVECVVRGYLSGSGWKEYQASGKVCGIQLPAGLKESDKLPEPIFTPATKATTGHDINISFEEMCKLVDPELSRQLRDVSLKIYQKASDYALQRGIIIADTKFEFGITAQGITLADEVLTPDSSRFWPADTYQPGKVQNSYDKQYVRDYLEEIRWNKQPPAPALPQDVARRTSEKYLGAYRQLTGRELEI; encoded by the coding sequence ATGAGCCCTGAACTCCTCGACCCCGTCCTTTTGCAAACCGACTACCCTGAGCTTGAGTTGCATGCCAGCGGAAAGGTGCGCGACGTTTATAACCTCGATGGCGACCATTTGTTGTTCGTCGCAACCGATCGCATCTCGGCATTCGACTACGTGCTGGCTACCGGCATTCCGCACAAGGGCCGGGTGCTCACGCAGATTTCCTTGTTCTGGTTCGACTTTCTCAAGGACGTCACACCCAACCATTTCGTGACCGCCGATGTTGATCGTTATCCCGCCGCAATCCGTTCGCATGCTGAGGAACTGCGCGGCCGGTCGATGATGGTCATGCGCGCGGATATGTTCCCCGTCGAATGCGTGGTGCGCGGCTACCTCTCGGGCTCGGGATGGAAGGAATATCAGGCCAGCGGCAAAGTATGTGGCATCCAACTGCCGGCAGGATTGAAAGAGTCTGACAAGTTGCCAGAGCCAATCTTCACGCCCGCAACCAAAGCGACCACTGGTCACGATATCAACATTTCATTCGAGGAAATGTGCAAGCTGGTCGATCCCGAACTCAGCCGGCAGCTCCGCGACGTGAGTTTGAAGATCTACCAGAAAGCGTCCGACTACGCGCTGCAGCGCGGCATCATCATCGCCGACACCAAGTTTGAATTTGGCATCACCGCCCAGGGCATCACGCTGGCGGATGAAGTTCTAACACCGGATTCTTCCCGCTTCTGGCCGGCCGACACTTATCAACCGGGTAAAGTGCAGAATTCTTACGACAAGCAGTATGTACGGGATTACCTCGAAGAAATTCGCTGGAACAAACAGCCGCCCGCGCCTGCCCTCCCCCAGGACGTAGCACGGCGGACCAGCGAAAAGTATCTCGGGGCGTATCGCCAGCTCACAGGACGCGAGTTGGAGATTTAG